One segment of Methylotuvimicrobium sp. KM2 DNA contains the following:
- a CDS encoding cytochrome c has product MKKSNFYNSIMLSSVCLFGSLVFDANAIAADAKAGENKASACTNCHGLNGISVDAQFPILAGQRPGYIVKQLKAFKSGSREGPIMKNMAQGLSDEDMADLAAYFSSQQPRSAVVDPKLAELGEKQSTMCLGCHGKGAEGRMQFPRLAGQHTDYLAKQLKAFKSGTRKGSPMNAIAKNLSEEDIKVLAAYLGSL; this is encoded by the coding sequence ATGAAAAAAAGTAATTTTTACAATTCGATCATGCTGTCATCCGTTTGTTTATTCGGCTCTTTGGTTTTCGATGCTAACGCAATCGCCGCCGATGCAAAGGCAGGCGAGAATAAAGCGTCAGCGTGTACTAATTGTCATGGTTTGAACGGCATAAGTGTCGATGCTCAATTTCCTATACTAGCCGGTCAGCGGCCCGGGTATATCGTCAAACAACTAAAAGCCTTCAAGAGCGGTTCGCGCGAAGGCCCCATAATGAAAAATATGGCCCAGGGGCTTAGCGATGAAGACATGGCCGATCTTGCGGCTTATTTTTCAAGCCAACAACCTAGGAGTGCTGTTGTCGATCCAAAATTAGCCGAGTTAGGCGAGAAACAATCGACGATGTGTCTAGGTTGCCATGGCAAAGGCGCAGAAGGGAGAATGCAATTTCCAAGGTTGGCAGGGCAACACACCGATTACCTAGCCAAACAATTGAAAGCATTCAAGTCCGGCACGCGTAAAGGCAGTCCCATGAATGCCATCGCAAAAAATTTAAGCGAAGAAGATATCAAGGTCTTGGCTGCTTATCTCGGCTCTTTATAA
- a CDS encoding NUDIX hydrolase: MPDQSLKSLPTPMIGVSGIAFNRHREVLLIRRNQAPAQGLWSIPGGKLEPGETLIEACRREIEEETGLKNTRVLSLVALVERNIENFHYVIADFLVEIIDGENRTPIANSDVSEACWIALDRLDHYELVPGLRDIIENAHRLWQSGTLPGLVDPNGKTGDFICT, translated from the coding sequence ATGCCTGATCAATCATTAAAATCATTGCCCACTCCTATGATCGGCGTAAGCGGTATCGCTTTCAATCGCCATCGAGAAGTTTTGTTAATCCGGCGAAATCAAGCGCCAGCGCAAGGTCTATGGTCGATTCCCGGCGGCAAGTTGGAACCGGGCGAAACACTGATCGAAGCTTGCCGACGCGAAATCGAGGAGGAAACCGGCCTTAAAAATACCCGAGTACTCAGCCTCGTGGCACTTGTCGAACGCAATATCGAAAATTTTCATTATGTTATTGCCGATTTTTTGGTCGAAATCATCGACGGAGAAAACCGAACGCCTATTGCAAATTCCGACGTCTCGGAAGCTTGCTGGATTGCATTGGATCGACTCGATCATTACGAATTGGTCCCTGGCCTAAGAGACATCATTGAAAACGCCCATCGACTTTGGCAGTCTGGTACTTTACCCGGTTTGGTCGACCCCAACGGAAAAACCGGTGATTTTATCTGTACGTAA